One genomic segment of Chitinophaga parva includes these proteins:
- the topA gene encoding type I DNA topoisomerase, producing MAKNLVIVESPAKAKTIEKILGNDYDVRSCFGHIRDLEKDAMGIDINNNFKPKYIIPDDKEKVVKELRKMAKDTDEVWLATDEDREGEAISWHLCEVLGLDPYSTKRIVFHEITKPAIERAVQQPRLVNMDLVNAQQARRILDRIVGFELSPVLWRKMSMRNSLSAGRVQSVAVRLIVEREREINAFKSVSTFKVEAYFTAKDINGKSVTFKAEGPSRFKSAEDAEKFLQQCVGAAYSVRDIQVKPSRKTPAAPFTTSTLQQEASRKLGYSVSKTMLLAQKLYESGQITYMRTDSVNLSETAMTDLKAAIIKNYGEKYHQERKFKNKNESAQEAHEAIRPTYAANQTVEDSDTKKLYELIWKRTLASQMADAELEKTTAKIAISTNPEELTASGEVLKFDGFLKLYLEGRDDEDETDEEEQEGSLPLLAVKQQLDLREMRATERFSRPAPRYTEASLVKKLEELGIGRPSTYAPTITTVQKRGYVEKRDKEGVKRTFRILTLKKDKITQAEDQENTGAEKAKLFPTDLGMIVTDFLNQYFNSVMDYNFTARIEGEFDEIASGKKVWNNMLKDFYNPFHKDVENTLENAERVKGERQLGVDEATGKPIVARMGRYGPMIQIGKVEDEEKPRFAKLKPTQSIETITLDEAMELFRLPRNLGQFEDQDVTVNIGRFGPYAQHDKKFYSLKKEMDPYTVELDEVAPLIAEKRAAKDERTIKIFEKEKIQVLRGPYGPYLKVGLKNYKLPKEKLEHPEQLTVEECKAIIEEAKANPPKKKAPPRKKKAE from the coding sequence ATGGCAAAAAACTTAGTTATAGTCGAGTCCCCCGCTAAGGCAAAGACGATAGAGAAGATCCTGGGCAATGATTACGACGTGCGTTCCTGCTTCGGTCACATCCGTGACCTGGAAAAGGATGCAATGGGGATTGACATCAATAATAATTTCAAACCCAAATATATTATCCCGGACGATAAGGAGAAGGTGGTGAAAGAGCTCAGGAAGATGGCCAAGGATACCGATGAGGTATGGCTGGCAACGGATGAGGACCGCGAAGGGGAAGCTATATCCTGGCACCTTTGCGAAGTCCTCGGTCTTGATCCCTACTCTACAAAACGTATTGTCTTCCACGAGATCACCAAACCGGCCATTGAGCGCGCCGTGCAGCAACCCCGCCTGGTGAACATGGACCTGGTGAACGCCCAGCAGGCCCGCCGCATCCTGGACCGTATCGTGGGTTTTGAGCTCAGCCCGGTGCTGTGGCGCAAAATGAGCATGCGCAATTCCCTCTCCGCCGGCCGCGTACAGTCTGTAGCCGTACGCCTCATCGTAGAGCGGGAGCGGGAGATCAACGCGTTCAAAAGCGTAAGCACCTTTAAAGTAGAAGCCTATTTCACGGCAAAAGATATCAACGGTAAAAGTGTAACCTTTAAGGCGGAAGGCCCCTCCCGCTTCAAGAGCGCGGAAGATGCTGAGAAATTCCTGCAACAGTGCGTAGGCGCGGCCTACAGCGTGCGGGATATCCAGGTAAAACCCTCCCGGAAAACACCCGCCGCCCCCTTTACCACCTCCACCCTCCAGCAGGAAGCCAGCCGCAAGCTGGGCTACAGCGTATCTAAAACCATGCTACTGGCCCAGAAACTCTATGAAAGCGGCCAGATCACCTACATGAGAACGGACTCGGTAAATCTTTCAGAAACGGCCATGACCGACCTGAAAGCCGCCATCATCAAGAATTATGGCGAGAAATACCACCAGGAACGCAAGTTCAAGAACAAAAATGAATCGGCCCAGGAGGCGCACGAAGCCATCCGCCCTACCTACGCTGCAAACCAGACCGTGGAGGACTCCGATACCAAGAAATTATATGAACTGATCTGGAAACGTACCCTGGCCAGCCAGATGGCCGACGCCGAACTGGAAAAGACCACGGCCAAGATCGCCATCTCCACCAATCCCGAAGAGCTCACCGCCAGCGGCGAGGTGCTCAAGTTTGACGGCTTCCTGAAACTCTACCTGGAAGGCCGGGATGATGAAGATGAAACCGACGAGGAAGAACAGGAAGGCAGCCTGCCCCTGCTGGCGGTAAAACAGCAGCTGGACCTGCGCGAAATGCGCGCTACCGAACGCTTTAGCCGCCCGGCCCCCCGCTACACGGAAGCCTCGCTGGTAAAGAAGCTGGAAGAACTGGGCATTGGCCGCCCCTCTACCTACGCGCCCACCATCACTACCGTGCAGAAGCGCGGCTACGTGGAAAAGCGGGATAAAGAAGGCGTAAAACGCACTTTCCGCATCCTCACCCTCAAGAAAGATAAGATCACCCAGGCAGAAGACCAGGAGAACACCGGCGCTGAAAAGGCCAAGCTGTTCCCCACGGATCTCGGCATGATCGTGACGGACTTCCTGAACCAGTATTTTAACTCGGTAATGGACTATAACTTCACGGCCCGCATTGAAGGCGAGTTTGATGAAATTGCCAGCGGTAAGAAGGTGTGGAACAATATGCTGAAGGACTTTTACAATCCTTTCCATAAGGATGTGGAAAACACCCTGGAGAATGCCGAACGCGTAAAAGGCGAACGCCAGCTGGGCGTGGACGAAGCCACCGGCAAGCCCATCGTGGCCCGCATGGGACGTTATGGCCCTATGATCCAGATCGGTAAGGTGGAAGACGAGGAAAAGCCGCGTTTTGCCAAGCTGAAACCCACCCAGAGCATTGAAACCATTACCCTCGACGAGGCCATGGAGCTCTTCCGCCTGCCCCGCAACCTGGGCCAGTTTGAAGACCAGGACGTAACGGTGAACATTGGCCGCTTTGGCCCTTACGCACAGCACGACAAGAAATTCTATTCCCTGAAAAAGGAAATGGACCCTTATACCGTAGAACTTGACGAAGTGGCCCCTCTGATCGCAGAGAAGCGCGCCGCCAAGGATGAGCGTACCATCAAGATTTTTGAAAAAGAAAAGATCCAGGTGCTCAGAGGACCGTACGGCCCCTATCTGAAAGTAGGATTGAAGAATTACAAGTTGCCGAAGGAAAAATTGGAACATCCGGAACAACTGACCGTAGAGGAATGTAAAGCTATCATTGAAGAAGCCAAAGCCAATCCGCCGAAGAAAAAAGCACCGCCCAGGAAGAAAAAAGCGGAGTAG
- a CDS encoding geranylgeranylglycerol-phosphate geranylgeranyltransferase yields the protein MKLLKAFLRLIRYPNLIYIALTQFLLQYCVVTPVLESQGVIPSLTWTGFWLLCASTVFIAAAGYIINDYFDINIDIINKPHKMVLDKIISRRWAMAWHTILNLAGVSIGFVVATRIGQIYLGFTQVLCSLLLWFYSTSFKRQVLIGNVVISLLTGLAVLVIGLYEKQIYESFAAIISPLGRRLIQIIGSYAVFAFVISLVREIVKDLEDMIGDAKDGCRTIPIVWGVKAAKRLCYGLLLGTEGLIILAQVRVATLGWLWAMAYLFLMVQLPVAYAYLLLRKANTPADYHRISTLVKLIMLTGILSMFFFKFLL from the coding sequence ATGAAACTGCTGAAAGCCTTTCTCAGGTTGATCCGTTATCCCAACCTGATCTACATAGCACTCACCCAGTTCCTGCTGCAGTACTGTGTGGTAACGCCGGTGCTGGAAAGCCAGGGCGTTATACCTTCTCTTACATGGACGGGCTTCTGGCTGCTTTGCGCCAGTACCGTGTTCATTGCCGCGGCGGGGTACATTATCAACGACTATTTTGACATCAACATAGACATCATCAACAAGCCCCACAAGATGGTGCTGGATAAGATCATCAGCCGCCGCTGGGCCATGGCCTGGCATACCATCCTGAACCTGGCCGGTGTATCCATCGGCTTTGTGGTGGCTACGCGGATAGGACAGATCTACCTGGGTTTTACCCAAGTGCTTTGTTCCCTGCTGCTGTGGTTCTATTCTACTTCTTTTAAGCGCCAGGTGCTCATTGGCAATGTGGTGATCTCCCTGCTTACGGGACTGGCCGTGCTGGTGATAGGCTTATATGAGAAGCAGATCTACGAAAGTTTTGCGGCCATCATTTCCCCGCTGGGGCGCCGCCTCATCCAGATCATCGGCAGCTACGCAGTGTTTGCCTTTGTGATCTCGCTGGTACGCGAGATCGTGAAAGACCTCGAAGATATGATTGGCGATGCCAAGGACGGCTGCCGTACCATTCCCATTGTATGGGGCGTGAAAGCCGCCAAGCGCCTGTGTTACGGGCTGCTGCTGGGCACAGAAGGACTGATCATACTGGCCCAGGTACGTGTAGCCACCCTAGGCTGGTTGTGGGCCATGGCGTACCTGTTTTTAATGGTGCAGCTGCCGGTGGCCTATGCCTACCTGCTGCTACGTAAAGCCAATACCCCGGCGGATTACCACCGCATCAGCACCCTGGTGAAGCTGATCATGCTCACGGGTATCCTGTCCATGTTTTTCTTTAAGTTCCTGCTATAA
- a CDS encoding KdsC family phosphatase: MNLLSLFKPITTFVLDVDGVLTDGTVQLLPSGEQSRRMNTKDGYAMQLAVKMGYRIVVVSGGKSEGVLARLKGLGITDIYQGVADKKEQLQDYAAENDLKWDEVLYMGDDIPDYWPMQLTGLPTCPADAVPEIKSICKYISPLNGGQGCVRDVIEKVLKLNGQWMMDEHIASR; encoded by the coding sequence ATGAACTTACTTTCGCTTTTTAAGCCCATCACGACCTTTGTATTGGATGTAGACGGTGTGCTCACAGACGGCACCGTGCAATTGTTGCCCAGTGGCGAGCAATCGCGCCGCATGAACACCAAAGACGGCTATGCCATGCAGCTGGCTGTGAAAATGGGATACCGCATTGTGGTCGTCTCCGGCGGTAAATCTGAAGGCGTGCTGGCCCGTCTCAAAGGCCTGGGCATCACGGATATTTACCAGGGCGTGGCTGATAAAAAGGAACAACTGCAGGACTATGCTGCGGAAAATGACCTGAAATGGGATGAAGTGCTCTACATGGGCGATGACATCCCGGACTACTGGCCTATGCAGCTCACCGGCCTGCCCACCTGCCCTGCAGACGCAGTGCCGGAAATAAAAAGCATCTGCAAATACATTTCCCCGCTGAACGGTGGACAGGGTTGCGTGCGCGATGTGATCGAAAAGGTCCTGAAACTTAATGGTCAGTGGATGATGGACGAACACATCGCATCCAGGTAG
- a CDS encoding trans-sulfuration enzyme family protein, translating to MKPATHLIHSIPVDELTGAISVPIYQTSTFVQESPGIHKGFEFSRANNPTRKVLEQLICELEEGHAGFGFASGMAAIDAVLKLLKTGDEILAVQDTYGGIFQMFNHMLERFGILVKFVDTTDPNNIQAQVTDKTRIIWLETPTNPTLQISDIKSASKIAHKQDILLVVDNTLCTPLLQKPIPAGADIVIHSASKYLAGHTDVLAGLVVVNSKPLADQLRFTQNISGSILSPFEAWLTIRGMETLQLRIEKQCANAMVIAQWLTTHPAVEKVYYPGLVSHRNHHIAKKQQKQFGALVSFTLKENNIKNAIRIVNATRLFKLAESFGGVKSMLAHPATMTHRNIPEEHRKRAGLADSLIRLSIGIEDAEDLINDLKQALDKLSQPAGKQTTVLQ from the coding sequence ATGAAGCCAGCCACCCATCTCATTCACAGCATACCGGTAGACGAACTCACCGGGGCTATTTCGGTGCCGATCTATCAAACATCCACCTTTGTACAGGAATCGCCCGGTATCCACAAAGGCTTTGAATTTTCCCGGGCCAATAATCCTACCCGCAAGGTACTGGAGCAACTGATCTGTGAGCTGGAAGAAGGCCACGCAGGCTTTGGCTTTGCCAGCGGCATGGCCGCCATTGACGCGGTGCTCAAGCTGCTTAAGACCGGCGACGAGATCCTGGCAGTACAGGACACCTACGGCGGCATTTTCCAGATGTTCAACCACATGCTGGAGCGCTTTGGCATCCTCGTAAAGTTTGTAGACACCACCGATCCGAATAATATCCAGGCGCAGGTAACGGACAAAACCCGCATCATCTGGCTGGAAACGCCCACCAATCCTACTTTACAGATCTCCGACATCAAATCGGCCAGCAAGATCGCCCACAAGCAGGACATCCTGTTGGTGGTAGACAATACCCTCTGCACCCCGCTGCTGCAAAAGCCCATCCCCGCCGGGGCAGACATTGTGATCCACAGCGCCTCCAAGTACCTGGCAGGCCATACCGATGTACTGGCAGGCCTGGTGGTGGTCAATTCAAAACCGCTGGCAGACCAGCTCCGCTTCACCCAGAACATTTCCGGCAGTATTCTCAGCCCGTTTGAAGCCTGGCTTACCATCCGGGGCATGGAAACCCTGCAGCTGCGCATAGAGAAGCAATGTGCCAATGCCATGGTCATTGCACAGTGGCTTACCACCCACCCGGCAGTGGAGAAGGTGTATTACCCGGGATTGGTTTCACACCGTAACCATCATATTGCTAAAAAACAGCAGAAACAATTTGGCGCACTGGTAAGCTTTACGCTGAAGGAAAATAACATCAAGAACGCCATCCGCATTGTAAATGCCACCCGCCTGTTTAAACTGGCGGAGAGCTTTGGCGGCGTGAAAAGCATGCTGGCCCACCCGGCTACGATGACCCACCGCAACATACCCGAAGAGCATCGCAAAAGGGCCGGCCTGGCAGACTCCCTGATCCGCCTCTCCATTGGCATTGAAGACGCGGAAGATCTCATCAACGACCTGAAACAAGCATTAGATAAACTGAGCCAGCCCGCTGGTAAACAAACTACCGTTTTACAATAG
- a CDS encoding Maf family protein produces MYKGPRIILASQSPRRKQLLEQAHIPFEVRVVATEETFPADMPLPEVPVHIALQKADAVRNICAPDDIILAADSVVIIDNTVIGKPQDRDDAIRILSRLSGRTHEVITGVVIRQGARQHTFSKTTSVHFKPLTTAHISFYVDEYKPYDKAGAYAIQEWIGAVGIDRIDGCFYNVMGLPVSAVVTVLEQW; encoded by the coding sequence ATGTACAAAGGACCACGTATTATCCTGGCATCCCAATCGCCCCGGCGCAAGCAGTTGCTGGAGCAGGCCCATATCCCGTTTGAAGTGCGGGTGGTGGCCACTGAAGAAACTTTTCCTGCAGACATGCCGCTGCCGGAAGTGCCGGTGCACATTGCCCTGCAAAAGGCAGATGCCGTGCGCAATATCTGCGCGCCGGATGACATTATCCTGGCGGCAGATTCTGTGGTGATCATTGATAACACGGTAATTGGTAAACCGCAGGACAGGGACGATGCCATCCGCATTTTATCCCGGCTGAGCGGCCGCACCCACGAGGTGATCACCGGGGTGGTGATCCGCCAGGGAGCCCGCCAGCACACGTTTTCCAAGACTACATCGGTGCATTTTAAACCACTTACCACGGCGCATATATCCTTTTACGTGGATGAATATAAGCCGTATGATAAGGCCGGGGCGTATGCCATCCAGGAATGGATAGGTGCCGTGGGCATAGACAGGATAGATGGCTGTTTTTACAACGTAATGGGGCTGCCGGTGAGTGCAGTAGTGACAGTGTTAGAGCAGTGGTAG
- a CDS encoding DUF2851 family protein, whose translation MPAAVSPAPPLSEDLLQFIWQFRLYNAEDLRTTAGEPVKVITTGAWNRHAGPDFSGARIRIGRTLWAGNVEIHLRASDWYRHRHQQDPRYDRVILHVVFEQDLDADMASMPCVVLQSRISKLLLARYEQLRHSQDFVPCGRQCERITPLTWRSWIDRLLLERWDRKTTDLQGWLQQTRQDWEETCYQGLAQGFGQPVNAGAFLLLAQSLPLRSLRRSNVSLETMEALLFGQAGMLEAPFTDDYPRRLQREYRHLRRKYKLQPMPAHAWKWLRMRPSAFPTLRVAMLAALLHQREHLFSRIVEAKDSRQLENLLHVQPSAYWETHYRFDVAVTRTLLPGRQLVHNIMINTLLPLLYWIGQQRAVPELQERAMNWIQEMPAEQNRIISGWKTLGIIAETAADSQALLQLKQHYCDERRCLECAIGARILQSSSSEAVEFVKQRR comes from the coding sequence ATGCCAGCAGCTGTTAGCCCGGCGCCGCCGCTCTCCGAAGACCTGCTTCAATTTATCTGGCAATTCCGCCTTTACAATGCTGAAGACCTGCGCACCACGGCCGGTGAGCCGGTAAAGGTGATCACCACCGGGGCGTGGAACCGCCACGCGGGTCCCGATTTTTCCGGCGCCCGCATCCGCATCGGGCGCACCCTGTGGGCAGGCAACGTGGAGATCCACCTGCGGGCTTCCGACTGGTACCGTCACCGCCACCAGCAGGACCCCCGCTATGACCGTGTGATCCTGCATGTTGTCTTTGAACAGGACCTGGATGCCGATATGGCCTCCATGCCCTGTGTGGTGCTGCAGTCGCGCATTTCAAAGTTGTTACTGGCGCGCTATGAGCAGCTGCGCCACAGCCAGGACTTTGTGCCCTGCGGGCGCCAGTGTGAGCGCATTACCCCGCTCACCTGGAGAAGCTGGATAGACCGCCTGCTGCTGGAGCGCTGGGACCGTAAAACCACCGACCTGCAGGGCTGGCTGCAACAAACCCGGCAGGATTGGGAGGAAACCTGCTACCAGGGCCTGGCGCAGGGCTTTGGGCAGCCGGTAAATGCCGGTGCCTTCCTGTTGCTGGCCCAGTCCCTGCCGCTGCGTAGCCTGCGCCGCAGCAATGTATCACTGGAAACAATGGAAGCCCTGCTTTTTGGCCAGGCGGGCATGCTGGAAGCACCATTTACGGATGACTATCCCCGCCGCCTGCAGCGGGAGTACCGCCACCTGCGGCGAAAGTACAAACTGCAGCCCATGCCCGCCCACGCCTGGAAATGGCTGCGCATGCGGCCTTCGGCTTTTCCCACCTTGCGCGTGGCCATGCTGGCTGCCCTCCTGCATCAGCGGGAACACCTGTTTTCCCGCATCGTGGAAGCAAAAGACAGCCGGCAGCTGGAAAACCTGCTGCATGTGCAGCCCTCCGCTTACTGGGAAACCCATTACCGCTTTGATGTGGCGGTAACGCGCACGCTCCTGCCAGGCCGGCAACTGGTGCACAATATCATGATCAATACCCTGTTGCCTCTGCTGTACTGGATAGGCCAGCAAAGGGCTGTACCAGAGCTGCAGGAGCGGGCCATGAACTGGATCCAGGAAATGCCGGCGGAGCAAAACCGCATTATCAGTGGCTGGAAAACGCTGGGTATTATTGCAGAAACAGCGGCGGACAGCCAGGCCCTGTTGCAACTGAAGCAGCATTACTGCGATGAGCGGCGATGCCTGGAATGCGCTATTGGCGCGCGGATCCTGCAATCCAGCAGCTCGGAGGCCGTGGAGTTTGTGAAGCAGCGGCG
- a CDS encoding homoserine dehydrogenase, with translation MEQKIINLGIFGFGVVGQGLYEVLNRTKGINARIKKICIKDPNKPRPIDSHYFTTDKNEILNDPTIDVVVELINETDAAFDIVSTALRNGKAVVSASKRMIAENMEALYNLQVENKVPFLYEASSCASIPIIRNLEEYYDNDLLNAVEGICNGSTNYILTKIFEERLSFETALQQAQDLGFAETDPTLDIEGYDPKFKIVILLLHAFGTFVKPDEVFNFGIHHLNDFDIQFARQRGCTIKLIGAVRRQNGNVFAYVLPHLIREHNLLFDVYNEYNGILLESAFTDKQFFVGKGAGGTATGSAVLSDISALLYNYRYEYKKIRQNNQPNFTNDVVLNVYLRYSAPEQVDLDKFESISEKYESPTFRYVVGKINLKDLRTSKWLKDKNVNVLVLE, from the coding sequence ATGGAACAAAAAATCATCAATTTAGGCATCTTTGGATTTGGTGTAGTAGGACAAGGTTTATACGAAGTACTGAACAGAACAAAAGGCATTAACGCCCGCATTAAAAAGATCTGTATTAAAGATCCCAACAAGCCACGTCCTATAGACAGCCACTATTTCACTACGGATAAGAATGAGATCCTCAACGACCCCACGATTGATGTGGTAGTAGAACTGATCAACGAAACAGATGCTGCATTTGATATTGTAAGCACGGCGCTGCGCAATGGCAAAGCCGTGGTAAGCGCCAGCAAGCGCATGATAGCCGAGAACATGGAAGCCCTCTACAACCTGCAGGTAGAGAACAAAGTGCCTTTCCTGTACGAAGCCTCCAGCTGCGCCAGTATTCCCATCATCCGCAACCTGGAAGAGTATTACGATAATGACCTGCTCAATGCCGTGGAAGGCATTTGCAACGGCTCTACCAATTATATCCTCACCAAGATCTTTGAAGAGCGCCTGAGCTTTGAAACCGCCCTGCAACAAGCCCAGGACCTGGGTTTTGCAGAAACAGACCCCACCCTGGATATTGAAGGGTACGACCCCAAGTTCAAGATCGTGATCCTGCTGCTGCATGCTTTCGGCACATTTGTGAAACCGGACGAAGTCTTCAACTTTGGCATCCATCACCTCAATGATTTTGACATCCAGTTTGCCCGCCAGCGTGGCTGCACCATCAAGCTGATAGGCGCAGTGCGCCGGCAGAATGGCAACGTGTTTGCCTACGTGCTGCCCCACCTCATCCGCGAGCACAACCTGCTTTTTGATGTGTACAATGAATACAACGGCATCCTGCTGGAAAGTGCCTTCACCGATAAGCAATTCTTTGTAGGCAAGGGCGCCGGCGGCACCGCCACCGGCAGCGCAGTACTGAGCGATATTTCTGCCTTGCTTTACAACTACCGGTATGAGTACAAGAAGATCCGCCAGAATAACCAGCCAAACTTCACCAACGATGTAGTGCTGAATGTATACCTGCGCTACAGCGCCCCCGAGCAGGTGGACCTTGACAAATTTGAAAGCATTTCCGAAAAATACGAGTCCCCCACTTTCCGCTACGTGGTAGGTAAGATCAACCTGAAAGACCTCCGCACATCCAAGTGGCTGAAAGATAAAAATGTGAATGTGCTGGTACTGGAATAA
- a CDS encoding Rossmann-like and DUF2520 domain-containing protein has translation MDIVIIGAGNIAWCYGQQLRLNGHVVKQVISRQEAHAQALGDALNAEWTTDLLNINMEADVYLLCVADDALATLNDELRLGRRMVAHTAGAVPLSAIGRISTHTGVVYPLQSIRKENKNYPEIPIIIEASNEDTLRRLQSLAQSISPRVTQADSAHRLQLHLAAVLANNFTNHLLTLAKSRCQEQGLDFSLLQPIIRETFDRLEKFGPENVQTGPALRGDQHTMALHESLLADKPLQLEVYKVLSASIAEFYRVGRE, from the coding sequence ATGGACATTGTTATTATTGGTGCGGGCAATATTGCCTGGTGTTATGGCCAGCAGCTAAGGCTGAACGGGCATGTGGTAAAGCAGGTGATCAGCCGCCAGGAAGCACATGCCCAGGCCCTGGGGGATGCCCTGAATGCGGAATGGACCACAGACCTGCTTAATATAAATATGGAGGCGGATGTGTACCTGCTGTGCGTGGCGGACGATGCCCTGGCTACCCTCAATGACGAGTTGCGGCTGGGCCGGCGCATGGTGGCCCACACGGCGGGGGCGGTGCCGCTCAGCGCCATTGGCCGCATTTCCACCCACACGGGGGTGGTGTACCCGCTGCAATCTATCCGCAAGGAAAATAAGAACTACCCGGAAATACCCATCATTATTGAAGCATCCAACGAGGATACCCTGCGGCGCCTGCAATCGCTGGCCCAAAGCATTTCGCCCCGGGTAACCCAGGCGGATTCTGCGCACCGGCTGCAACTGCACCTGGCGGCCGTACTGGCCAATAATTTTACCAACCACCTGCTCACCCTGGCCAAATCGCGCTGCCAGGAACAGGGCCTGGATTTTTCCCTGCTACAGCCTATTATCCGGGAAACCTTTGACCGCCTGGAAAAATTTGGCCCGGAAAACGTACAGACTGGCCCGGCCCTGCGCGGAGACCAGCATACCATGGCCCTCCACGAAAGCCTCCTGGCAGACAAGCCTTTGCAGCTGGAGGTGTATAAAGTGTTGTCTGCCAGCATTGCGGAGTTTTATCGCGTGGGCAGGGAGTAA